The following is a genomic window from Pseudomonas sp. FP2335.
GATCAGCGCCACCGTGGCCGTACTGATCCTGCCGTGGAACCTCTACAACAGCCCGCTGGTGATCGTGTACTTCCTGTCGGGCCTGGGCGCGCTGCTGGGGCCGTTGTACGGGGTGATCATGGTCGATTACTGGCTGATCCGTAAAAGCCGGGTAGATGTGCTGCAACTGTATAGCGAAGACCCGAATGGCGCTTATTACTACAGCCGCGGGGTCAATCTGCGTGCCGTAGCGGCATTTGTTCCTGCGGCAGTGATCGCCATTCTCCTGGCCCTGCTGCCCGGTTTCGCCAGCGTGTCACCGTTCTCCTGGATGTTTGGTGCCGGTATTGCAGGGTTGCTGTACCTGCTGATCGCCAAGCGCCAGCCGTTCTACGCCGATGTCAGTGGCGAAAGCATTGCCGTCGATAACGTCAGCCATTAATCAAGGACATTCCATGCGCATCCTCGTGGTCAACGTCAACACCACCGAATCCATCACCGAAACCATCGCCCAGCAGGCACGCGCCGTGGCCGCGCCGGGCACCGAGATTGTCGGGCTCACGCCTTACTTCGGCGCGGAATCGGTGGAGGGCAACTTTGAAAGCTACCTGGCGGCCATCGCGGTGATGGACCGGGTGATGGCCTACGACCAACCGTTCGATGCGGTGATTCAGGCCGGCTATGGCGAACACGGCCGCGAAGGCTTGCAGGAATTGTTGAACGTGCCGGTGGTGGACATCACCGAAGCCGCCGCCAGTACCGCGATGTTCCTCGGCCATGCCTACTCGGTGGTGACCACTCTCGACCGCACTGTGCCGCTGATCGAAGACCGCCTGAAACTCGCAGGGCTCTACCAGCGTTGCGCCTCGGTACGCGCCAGCGGCATGGCGGTGCTGGAGCTGGAAGAAGACCCGTTGGCCGCGATGGAAGCCATCGTGCGCCAGGCGGAACTGGCCATTCGCGAGGACAAGGCCGAGGTGATCTGCCTGGGTTGCGGCGGCATGGCCGGGCTGGATGAGCAGATCCGCCAGCGCACCGGCGTGCCGGTGGTGGATGGGGTAACAGCAGCGGTGACCATTGCCGAGTCGCTGGTACGACTGGGGTTGTCGACGTCGAAGATCAGGACCTATTCGCCCCCCAGGCCAAAGAAGGTCATCGGTTGGCCGGGCCAGTTCGGCCGGTAGACCGAGCTGCCTGCATCGCGGGCAAGCCCGGCTCCCACAGTTGATCGCAGTGCAACGGTGAAATGCATTCTCCTGTGGGAGCTGGCTTGCCTGCGATGCAGGCGACTCGGTCCACCAGGAGGATCAAACCGCACTGAAGCGCTGCCCCA
Proteins encoded in this region:
- a CDS encoding aspartate/glutamate racemase family protein produces the protein MRILVVNVNTTESITETIAQQARAVAAPGTEIVGLTPYFGAESVEGNFESYLAAIAVMDRVMAYDQPFDAVIQAGYGEHGREGLQELLNVPVVDITEAAASTAMFLGHAYSVVTTLDRTVPLIEDRLKLAGLYQRCASVRASGMAVLELEEDPLAAMEAIVRQAELAIREDKAEVICLGCGGMAGLDEQIRQRTGVPVVDGVTAAVTIAESLVRLGLSTSKIRTYSPPRPKKVIGWPGQFGR